From the Lolium rigidum isolate FL_2022 chromosome 2, APGP_CSIRO_Lrig_0.1, whole genome shotgun sequence genome, one window contains:
- the LOC124690346 gene encoding cyclin-F2-2-like, giving the protein MDPCTFEFLPGSPLSAAFLACGNQRTPEFDDAYLRAIDAHDPLPPLHFAPAPVHHAAELHDSIELPAMRELFTAALLDAHVIELQPAVEMFMAPRHPVQRKRAAPASGVAASQNSAKRPRTCALLPDYNAHMDANLREMEKNVKQRPSPDYLTTVQGDQMSRSIRQDLVYWIDDFSHYFDLAPGTLHRAVSYVDRFLSLRTLSTADMHYELRLLRATALYTAAKYEERCTKFNLDAVGIAELCRFDTAKDVTDMESNMLAVLQYELGGPTVYTFVEHFTRHSNGEQDLEIQRLAHDLAESSVIDYELLQLLPSAVAASAVFLARLILNPKAIQVRQWNKDFEELTGYKPTDLILGIQSLHISNPDPRFEIWPVFLQEEYELY; this is encoded by the coding sequence ATGGATCCCTGCACCTTTGAGTTTCTTCCGGgttctcctctctccgccgccttCTTAGCCTGCGGCAACCAGCGGACGCCGGAGTTTGACGACGCCTATCTCCGGGCCATCGATGCTCATGATCCGCTTCCACCTCTCCACTTCGCTCCCGCACCCGTCCACCACGCCGCAGAACTCCATGATTCCATCGAACTCCCGGCGATGCGCGAGCTGTTCACCGCCGCCCTCCTCGACGCCCACGTTATCGAGCTCCAGCCCGCCGTCGAGATGTTCATGGCACCCAGGCACCCAGTCCAAAGAAAACGCGCTGCTCCTGCCTCGGGCGTCGCCGCCTCACAGAACTCCGCCAAGCGCCCGCGGACTTGCGCGTTGCTGCCCGACTACAACGCCCACATGGACGCCAACCTCCGGGAGATGGAGAAGAATGTCAAGCAGCGGCCCTCGCCAGACTACCTGACGACGGTGCAGGGAGATCAGATGAGCAGGTCCATTCGCCAAGACCTCGTGTACTGGATTGACGACTTCAGCCATTACTTCGACCTCGCCCCCGGCACGCTTCACCGCGCCGTCTCCTACGTGGACCGCTTCCTCTCATTGCGAACCCTGTCGACGGCTGACATGCACTATGAGCTCCGTCTACTCCGCGCCACGGCGCTCTACACCGCCGCCAAATACGAGGAGCGGTGCACAAAATTCAATCTGGACGCCGTGGGCATCGCCGAACTCTGCAGGTTCGACACGGCCAAGGATGTGACCGACATGGAGTCCAACATGTTGGCTGTGCTGCAGTACGAGCTCGGCGGACCGACGGTCTACACCTTTGTCGAACACTTCACCAGGCACAGCAATGGAGAGCAAGACTTGGAGATCCAGCGGTTGGCGCATGACCTCGCCGAATCATCGGTCATCGACTACGAATTGCTGCAGCTCCTGCCGTCCGCAGTGGCGGCGTCTGCGGTCTTCCTTGCGAggctaatcctaaaccccaagGCCATCCAGGTGCGGCAGTGGAACAAAGATTTTGAGGAGCTGACGGGGTACAAGCCCACGGACCTCATCCTTGGCATTCAGTCCTTGCACATCAGCAATCCCGATCCTCGCTTCGAGATCTGGCCAGTTTTCTTGCAAGAAGAATATGAATTGTATTGA
- the LOC124687787 gene encoding outer envelope pore protein 37, chloroplastic-like has protein sequence MAAATTATPSSSSSTTKNPNPFNLPPWLRCPLTFLCPPPPPPPPPPPPPPPPPPQPAVVPLEPRRRLPGLRVTTEYDSEEAVFAHKVSCKLAGGLAKLRLSFQSEPQGQGEDPRQLFSTPVLGFVTKHFSAMYDVERNNTLLRGNASLPGGAVQLRASHDVKEQEGEVAVITRLGDPSYRLEISSLVPYSGLPRATLHFPIGQVSVEERTTEDDQKMLSVYGAAKADFLDGILTAQYNENDLNLRYCYKDSEVTLIPSVSLPSNAVSMDFKRRFGPSDKLSYHFNFDTDDWNAVYKHTIGKSYKLKAGYDSEVRVGWASIWAGQEEGKAKTAPMKMKVQLMLQVPQDNFRNPSVLFRVKKRWDL, from the exons ATGGCGGCCGCCACCACCgcaacgccctcctcctcctcctccaccaccaagaACCCTAACCCCTTCAATCTGCCGCCATGGCTCCGCTGCCCCCTCACCTTCCTCTgcccgccccctcctcctcccccgccgcccccTCCCCCGCCTCCCCCACCGCCCCCACAGCCAGCGGTGGTGCCTCTGGAGCCGCGGCGGAGGCTGCCGGGTCTGCGGGTGACCACGGAGTACGACAGCGAGGAGGCCGTCTTCGCGCACAAGGTGTCGTGCAAGCTCGCGGGCGGGCTCGCCAAGCTGCGGCTGTCGTTCCAGAGCGAACCGCAGGGGCAGGGGGAGGACCCGCGGCAGCTCTTCTCCACCCCCGTACTCGGGTTCGTCACCAAGCACTTCTCCGCGATGTATGACGTTGAGCGCAACAACACGCTGCTCCGCGGCAACGCCTCGCTCCCCGGTGGCGCCGTCCAGCTTCGCGCCTCGCACGATGTCAAG GAGCAAGAAGGAGAAGTTGCTGTGATAACTAGGTTGGGTGATCCATCTTATAGACTTGAGATATCATCTTTGGTGCCTTACAGTGGCTTG CCAAGAGCAACACTCCATTTTCCAATCGGTCAAGTTTCAGTGGAAGAGAGGACAACTGAAGACGACCAGAAAATGTTGTCTGTGTATGGGGCTGCAAAAGCTGATTTTTTAGATGGCATTCTTACTGCCCAATACAACGAGAATGATCTGAATCTGAGATATTGTTATAAG GACAGCGAAGTAACTTTAATTCCAAGTGTCTCCTTGCCTTCCAATGCCGTATCGATGGACTTCAAAAGGCGTTTTGGTCCTTCTGATAAGTTAAG CTATCATTTTAACTTCGACACTGATGACTGGAATGCTGTTTATAAGCATACGATTGGTAAAAGTTACAAATTGAAAGCTGGTTATGATTCAGAGGTGCGAGTTGGATGGGCTTCGATTTGG GCTGGACAAGAAGAGGGCAAAGCGAAGACTGCACCGATGAAGATGAAAGTTCAGCTGATGCTTCAAGTGCCCCAGGACAATTTCCGCAATCCTTCTGTACTATTTCGCGTGAAGAAAAGGTGGGATCTGTAG